Proteins encoded together in one Pseudomonadota bacterium window:
- a CDS encoding RidA family protein: protein MKRTSVNPTPWGTQYSMDQGEVVDGLRRILHVSGQASIGEDPDNPGTEMALHAGNHREQFRTSLANLDEVLAGAGMKRSNILLVRFYVADMEGFNANFDVYKDWIDEAGIRPPQTVIGVQCLALPEMLIEIEITAGD, encoded by the coding sequence ATGAAACGCACATCCGTCAATCCGACCCCTTGGGGCACTCAGTACAGCATGGATCAGGGAGAGGTGGTCGACGGCTTGCGCCGCATTCTCCATGTTTCCGGTCAGGCCTCGATAGGTGAGGATCCGGACAATCCGGGTACGGAGATGGCGCTTCACGCCGGTAACCACCGCGAGCAGTTCCGAACCTCACTCGCCAACCTCGACGAGGTCCTCGCCGGCGCGGGCATGAAACGAAGCAACATCCTTCTCGTTCGGTTCTATGTGGCCGACATGGAGGGTTTCAATGCGAACTTCGATGTCTACAAGGACTGGATCGATGAGGCCGGCATTCGCCCGCCGCAAACGGTGATCGGTGTCCAATGCCTGGCGTTGCCGGAGATGTTGATCGAAATAGAGATCACCGCAGGCGACTAA
- a CDS encoding SPOR domain-containing protein, with the protein MGQEARTTGNTAKPADLRVLRAGGEHKSPLPKDFVAEVERRARAEGPHDPDPEDMALSDHAGLKEQIMVGGGILAALIIAFVLVFVGGSDPDDATGGIVVASDTGGDGDATAMAAGDAAEATADGESGAGAGIAVTAETPDATAPAPTVAGFGGFGADFSTPAITPGEPAALDMTFGELAYHQPATEVILAAFNPEGSVDMPWLNQADHNVSPYWSEAKPATLAVLEISATTAGGFLQDGTPAATTDAQAAPAAQSSDQVLASSDELIATKSATVAAPPKGTRIQLAAYGSEQRANEAWSELQAAHSDMLADLQPMVESALLDSGTFYRLQAGPFGSTDDATAFCQQLLERQLDCIVIPR; encoded by the coding sequence ATGGGACAGGAAGCACGAACGACCGGTAACACGGCCAAACCAGCCGATTTGCGCGTTCTCCGCGCCGGCGGCGAGCACAAATCGCCACTGCCTAAGGATTTTGTGGCCGAAGTCGAGCGACGCGCCAGGGCCGAAGGCCCGCACGATCCCGATCCGGAGGATATGGCGCTCTCCGACCACGCCGGCTTGAAAGAGCAGATCATGGTCGGCGGCGGCATTCTCGCCGCCCTGATCATCGCGTTCGTTCTCGTCTTTGTCGGCGGATCCGACCCCGATGACGCGACCGGCGGCATCGTCGTCGCGTCCGACACCGGTGGCGATGGCGACGCCACGGCCATGGCAGCCGGCGACGCGGCAGAAGCAACAGCTGACGGCGAGAGCGGCGCTGGTGCCGGCATTGCGGTGACGGCCGAAACCCCTGATGCGACGGCGCCGGCACCGACTGTTGCCGGTTTCGGCGGTTTCGGCGCGGATTTCAGCACACCGGCCATCACGCCCGGCGAACCCGCGGCGCTCGACATGACGTTCGGCGAACTGGCCTATCACCAGCCTGCCACCGAGGTCATTCTTGCCGCCTTCAATCCGGAAGGCAGCGTCGACATGCCGTGGCTGAACCAGGCAGACCACAACGTTTCACCCTATTGGTCGGAAGCAAAGCCCGCGACACTTGCCGTGCTTGAGATATCCGCCACCACCGCGGGCGGGTTTCTGCAGGATGGTACGCCGGCAGCAACAACCGATGCCCAGGCAGCGCCGGCGGCCCAATCGAGCGATCAGGTGTTGGCGAGCAGCGACGAGCTGATTGCGACAAAGTCGGCCACGGTTGCCGCGCCGCCAAAAGGCACGAGGATCCAACTTGCGGCATACGGCTCCGAACAACGGGCCAACGAGGCCTGGTCCGAACTTCAGGCAGCTCATAGCGACATGCTTGCCGACCTTCAGCCCATGGTCGAAAGCGCGTTGCTGGATAGCGGAACGTTCTATCGGCTTCAGGCCGGCCCATTCGGCTCCACCGACGATGCGACGGCGTTCTGCCAACAATTGCTCGAACGACAACTGGACTGCATCGTCATTCCCCGTTGA
- the rfbC gene encoding dTDP-4-dehydrorhamnose 3,5-epimerase: protein MKFHPMQIAGAFLVESTPHGDDRGYFSRTFCRETFREAGLETDFVQANASFSAQRGTLRGIHYQQNPYDEAKLVRCTRGAIYDVIVDLRPQSETYLQWQGTELTDDNLLQVYAPRGLAHGFMTLRDDVAVAYMVSAAYEPASEGGIRWDDPRFAIDWPGEVTTISDKDANWPNFQE from the coding sequence ATGAAGTTCCATCCCATGCAGATAGCCGGCGCCTTCCTGGTCGAGTCGACGCCTCACGGCGACGATCGCGGATACTTCTCCAGGACCTTTTGCCGGGAAACATTTCGCGAAGCCGGTTTGGAAACCGATTTCGTTCAGGCCAACGCGTCGTTCAGCGCACAGCGCGGCACGCTCCGCGGCATTCACTACCAACAAAACCCGTACGACGAGGCGAAGCTCGTGCGCTGCACCAGAGGCGCGATCTATGACGTGATCGTCGATTTGCGGCCGCAGTCCGAAACCTATCTCCAGTGGCAGGGTACCGAGCTTACCGACGACAACCTGCTGCAGGTCTACGCACCCCGCGGCCTGGCCCATGGCTTCATGACGCTGCGCGACGACGTCGCGGTCGCCTATATGGTCTCGGCCGCTTACGAGCCGGCGAGCGAGGGAGGTATTCGTTGGGACGACCCTCGCTTCGCCATCGATTGGCCCGGCGAAGTCACCACGATCTCCGACAAGGACGCGAACTGGCCGAACTTCCAAGAATAG
- a CDS encoding undecaprenyl-phosphate glucose phosphotransferase, whose amino-acid sequence MTFVSLEQSGFGQPNKVSQSITVKQDADYDVRVLRQPQSGKFNWLSFQLFVRFSDIALVLLGACLASLIRFDTLAISDPHIALVMIAVMALLLSSEVLKLYGERQIVSSFRSSMKWIAAWSIAMTVVLGFLFFTKSGAEYSRLWVFYWFVGALILVVPARVAFARWCRRLVVDGSMGEYIALVGTPENVWIARRALDDKVQLGMVIMDKRHHPGTIEAEMELALADVDRVILAVDHCDDARVRTWLDLCRRRCLHLVLAPSLTPELLDYEPHQIGGLPVWRLSTKPLSDSALLIKRVEDLVLGSLLTLAVAPLLLLIALAIKVESRGPVLFRQMRHGFNNSTFTVYKFRSMEHAEETSGNVVQASRADPRVTRVGWFLRRSSLDELPQLFNVLKGEMSLVGPRPHAVPHNHLYGKQIEDYFRRHRLKPGITGWAQVNALRGETRSIDKMRARVEHDLYYIDNWSLALDLRILLRTVTVMVHPTAY is encoded by the coding sequence GTGACCTTCGTTTCATTAGAACAATCGGGATTTGGCCAGCCCAATAAGGTTTCGCAAAGCATTACGGTAAAGCAGGATGCGGACTATGACGTTCGCGTCCTTCGCCAGCCGCAATCTGGAAAGTTCAACTGGTTGTCGTTCCAGTTGTTCGTACGCTTTTCCGACATCGCCTTGGTGCTGCTGGGTGCCTGCCTGGCGAGCCTGATCAGGTTCGACACGCTGGCCATTTCTGACCCGCACATCGCGCTTGTCATGATTGCGGTCATGGCCTTGCTGCTGAGTTCCGAGGTTCTGAAGCTCTATGGCGAAAGGCAGATCGTCTCGTCCTTCCGCAGTTCCATGAAGTGGATCGCGGCGTGGTCGATCGCGATGACGGTGGTCCTGGGCTTTTTGTTCTTCACCAAGAGCGGTGCTGAATACTCACGCCTTTGGGTGTTCTACTGGTTCGTCGGTGCCCTGATCCTGGTGGTGCCCGCGCGGGTTGCCTTCGCACGCTGGTGCCGGCGCCTGGTCGTAGACGGCAGCATGGGCGAGTACATCGCCCTGGTCGGCACGCCGGAGAATGTCTGGATTGCCCGCCGCGCCCTGGACGACAAGGTCCAGCTTGGCATGGTGATCATGGACAAGCGGCATCACCCGGGCACGATCGAAGCGGAGATGGAATTGGCGCTAGCCGACGTTGACCGGGTGATTCTGGCGGTCGACCACTGCGACGACGCGCGCGTCAGGACATGGCTTGACCTGTGCCGGCGCCGCTGTCTGCATCTGGTGCTGGCGCCCAGCCTGACACCCGAACTGCTGGACTATGAGCCGCATCAGATCGGCGGCCTGCCCGTCTGGCGGCTCAGCACGAAGCCTTTGTCGGATTCGGCGCTGTTGATCAAACGTGTCGAAGATCTGGTCCTCGGCTCTTTGCTGACGCTCGCGGTGGCACCGCTGCTGCTGCTCATTGCGCTCGCCATCAAGGTTGAAAGCAGGGGCCCGGTTCTGTTTCGCCAGATGCGGCACGGTTTCAACAACTCGACCTTCACAGTCTACAAGTTCCGAAGCATGGAGCATGCGGAAGAAACGTCAGGCAACGTGGTTCAGGCAAGCCGGGCCGATCCCCGTGTGACCCGGGTTGGCTGGTTCCTGCGTCGATCCAGCCTTGATGAACTGCCGCAGCTCTTCAATGTGCTGAAAGGCGAGATGTCGCTTGTCGGACCGCGCCCGCACGCGGTGCCGCACAATCATCTCTACGGCAAGCAGATCGAAGACTATTTCCGGCGCCACCGCCTGAAGCCGGGCATTACCGGTTGGGCCCAGGTGAACGCGCTGCGTGGTGAAACGCGGTCGATCGATAAGATGCGTGCGCGTGTCGAGCACGATCTCTACTACATCGACAACTGGTCTTTGGCGCTTGATCTGAGAATTCTGCTACGCACCGTTACGGTGATGGTGCATCCGACCGCATACTGA
- a CDS encoding outer membrane beta-barrel protein: MLLLIGFAALVAGAVLLTVPDRAAAQEGLTGPTQGNPYSIRNRARPDYDPEGLPVGSFLVFPSFELGEVYDTNVFRTETNESDDFITTYAPSINVVSDWNNHAVAFGATANGGVFADNSDENYFDYGFFAAGRLDVRRSTRVGAFVSWDHLHEDRGSPEDVNGDEPTEFDEFRTGVNATTTQGRFTIFLGGEYSHLTFENVTAGGGTMMVNNADRDQSAVEGTARVDYNVSPGYAIFVLGSYIDVSYDNTPDDAGRVRDNNGWRADAGVAFEITETFSGDVYGGYIQRYYDDPTFADTDSFDLGGDIYWSITPLTTARLVLERSFVETTQAGASSILETSGVIEVEHELLRNVILGANVGLTNFDYEGITREDDVWGFGVDGVYLINRNFYAGGRAQYTNRDSNAPTESFEDIEVGVFVGAQM; this comes from the coding sequence TTGCTGCTGCTCATTGGGTTTGCTGCCCTTGTCGCGGGGGCGGTCCTGCTTACCGTGCCGGACAGGGCCGCGGCGCAGGAAGGCCTCACCGGGCCGACCCAAGGCAACCCGTATAGCATTCGCAACCGGGCGCGGCCCGACTACGACCCCGAGGGTCTGCCGGTCGGTTCATTCCTGGTCTTTCCGTCGTTTGAGCTTGGCGAAGTCTACGACACCAACGTTTTTCGCACCGAAACCAACGAATCCGACGATTTCATCACGACCTACGCGCCCAGCATCAACGTGGTGTCCGACTGGAACAACCACGCCGTCGCCTTTGGCGCCACGGCGAATGGCGGTGTCTTCGCCGACAACTCCGACGAGAACTACTTCGACTACGGTTTCTTCGCTGCCGGGCGATTGGATGTCCGTCGCTCGACACGGGTCGGCGCCTTCGTCTCCTGGGACCACCTGCATGAGGATCGCGGCTCGCCTGAGGACGTAAACGGCGACGAACCGACCGAATTCGACGAGTTTCGGACCGGCGTCAACGCGACGACCACGCAGGGCCGCTTCACGATCTTTCTTGGCGGCGAGTACTCCCACCTCACGTTCGAGAACGTGACCGCCGGCGGTGGCACGATGATGGTCAACAACGCCGACCGCGACCAGAGCGCGGTCGAGGGTACCGCGCGTGTCGACTACAACGTCAGCCCGGGTTACGCGATCTTTGTTCTGGGCAGCTACATCGACGTTTCCTACGACAACACCCCCGATGATGCCGGTCGCGTGCGCGACAACAACGGTTGGCGCGCGGATGCCGGCGTGGCCTTTGAGATCACCGAAACGTTCTCTGGCGACGTCTATGGCGGCTACATCCAACGCTATTACGACGACCCGACATTCGCCGATACCGACAGCTTCGATCTGGGCGGCGACATCTATTGGAGCATTACGCCCCTTACGACGGCCCGCTTGGTGCTGGAGCGCAGTTTCGTGGAAACGACACAGGCGGGCGCCTCATCGATCCTGGAGACGTCCGGCGTGATCGAGGTCGAGCACGAGCTGCTGCGCAACGTCATTTTGGGGGCCAACGTAGGGCTTACCAACTTCGACTACGAAGGCATTACCCGTGAGGATGATGTCTGGGGCTTTGGTGTCGACGGTGTCTATTTAATCAATCGGAACTTTTATGCGGGCGGAAGAGCGCAATATACAAACCGTGACTCCAACGCACCGACCGAGAGTTTTGAGGATATCGAGGTTGGCGTTTTCGTTGGGGCGCAGATGTGA
- a CDS encoding polysaccharide biosynthesis/export family protein has translation MVALLLIPLLVVPGQIAFAQDDVQVFDDRIYKLGVGDRLRVTVYNEIDLSGEFDVGPAGTVNLPLIGEVAAQGRTIPEVEDAAEELFLQGYLKSPSVSIEVLNYRPFYILGEVNSPGSYPFVNGMTVLNAVALAGGFTYRASEGSVLLKREGATAEVSVAIDTPVLPGDVLTVEERFF, from the coding sequence TTGGTCGCGCTGCTATTGATTCCACTTTTGGTTGTTCCCGGGCAGATTGCCTTCGCCCAGGACGACGTCCAGGTTTTCGACGATCGGATCTACAAGCTGGGCGTGGGCGATCGGCTGCGCGTGACCGTTTACAACGAGATCGATCTTTCGGGCGAGTTTGATGTCGGACCGGCGGGAACCGTAAACCTGCCGCTTATCGGCGAGGTGGCAGCCCAGGGTCGCACGATCCCGGAGGTCGAGGACGCCGCGGAGGAGTTGTTCTTACAGGGTTACCTGAAGTCGCCCAGCGTCAGCATCGAGGTGCTGAACTATCGTCCATTTTACATTCTGGGCGAGGTCAACTCACCCGGCAGTTATCCGTTCGTTAATGGTATGACGGTATTAAATGCGGTGGCTCTGGCTGGCGGATTCACATATCGAGCCAGCGAGGGCAGCGTTTTGTTGAAGCGAGAAGGCGCCACGGCGGAAGTGTCGGTTGCTATCGACACGCCCGTGTTGCCAGGCGACGTTCTAACGGTGGAAGAGCGTTTCTTCTAA
- a CDS encoding polysaccharide biosynthesis tyrosine autokinase, producing MDVRRLRDGEWPVSDSELEAESSTDLRAWWGALRRHKFTIALIVLVGTIGAYFIVEGMTPKYSAVAEVLIEGQGSRVVEFDSVVEGPSLEQPAIGSQVEILQSRSLASRVIDELALMNDPEFNPALVPYEPSLLERLKPQNWLPDSLLERLGMAPEPEATAETPEERDERLRRTVINRYLSRLTVEAVSFTYVIAITFESEDRNKAALIANTTAELYILDQLEAKFEATAQANAWLSQRLETLRQDVIAADNALTAYQLEHGLGGSERQSLIEQQLTDANSQLMEARADRVAAQAQLQQMRQLVERSGPSSVGAVLESSLIQGLRGREAEARRELAELSTRYGDLHPEIINTKAEIEDLVRTIDEEVGKVLQNLENEVEIAAAREASVRQSVNELQDQFNTEQSADVGRLELERQAEAMRLLYDTMLARFKEVAEQEQIQEPDARVISTAVPPGRPSWPKKKLLLAGAFVFSFMIAIGVVVFIELLNTGFRTIEDVERILGQRGLSEVPTMSGVFKTDPENSVLKNQISGFAEAVRSLSTSLILSNVDNPPKLIAVASTLPGEGKTSVAVALARLMSMGKRTVLLIDGDLRKPRVHRAVGLSRSPGLSDAIAHDVPLLEAVRPESASGLHILRAGSEVPNPQDLLQSKKAKAIFEQMRKAYDIVIIDTPAIMPVSDGQLLTNMADKTIFLVRWENTPRKVAKRGLQKILASGADLAGIVLTRVNRKKQAGYGAKAEAYYYGRY from the coding sequence ATGGATGTAAGGCGCCTGCGTGACGGCGAATGGCCGGTTTCCGACAGTGAGTTGGAAGCCGAAAGCTCGACGGATCTGCGCGCCTGGTGGGGCGCGCTGCGCCGCCACAAATTCACGATCGCCTTGATTGTCCTCGTCGGCACGATCGGCGCCTACTTTATCGTCGAGGGTATGACGCCAAAGTACTCGGCGGTTGCCGAGGTGCTGATCGAAGGCCAGGGAAGCCGCGTCGTCGAGTTCGACTCCGTCGTTGAAGGACCCTCGCTAGAGCAGCCTGCCATCGGCTCCCAGGTCGAGATTCTGCAGTCGCGCTCTCTGGCGTCGCGGGTCATCGATGAACTGGCCTTGATGAACGATCCGGAGTTCAACCCGGCTCTGGTGCCTTATGAACCATCTCTATTGGAAAGGCTGAAGCCGCAGAATTGGCTGCCCGATTCTCTACTGGAGCGCCTGGGCATGGCGCCCGAACCGGAGGCGACAGCAGAAACGCCGGAAGAACGAGACGAGCGTTTACGAAGGACGGTGATCAACCGCTATCTCAGCCGCCTGACCGTCGAAGCGGTCAGTTTCACCTATGTCATCGCCATCACGTTTGAGTCTGAGGACCGGAACAAAGCGGCGCTCATCGCCAACACGACGGCCGAGCTCTACATCCTCGATCAGCTTGAGGCGAAGTTTGAAGCGACAGCCCAAGCCAATGCCTGGCTGAGCCAGCGGTTGGAGACACTCCGCCAGGACGTCATCGCCGCGGACAACGCGCTGACCGCCTACCAGTTGGAACACGGCCTTGGCGGGTCGGAGCGCCAGAGCCTTATCGAACAACAGTTGACCGACGCCAACAGCCAATTGATGGAGGCGCGCGCCGACCGGGTCGCGGCTCAGGCCCAGTTGCAGCAGATGCGTCAACTTGTCGAGCGCTCCGGTCCGTCGTCCGTCGGCGCGGTTCTTGAGAGCAGCCTGATTCAAGGTTTGCGGGGTCGTGAGGCGGAGGCCAGGCGCGAACTCGCCGAGTTGTCGACGCGCTACGGCGACCTTCATCCGGAGATCATCAACACCAAGGCCGAGATCGAGGATCTGGTCAGGACAATCGACGAAGAGGTCGGAAAGGTCCTGCAGAACCTGGAGAACGAGGTTGAGATTGCCGCAGCCCGCGAAGCCAGCGTGCGCCAGTCGGTCAACGAACTGCAGGACCAGTTCAACACCGAGCAGTCGGCGGATGTCGGCAGGTTGGAGTTGGAGCGCCAGGCCGAAGCAATGCGCTTGCTCTACGACACCATGCTGGCGCGATTCAAGGAAGTCGCCGAGCAAGAGCAGATCCAAGAGCCGGATGCCCGCGTCATCTCAACAGCGGTGCCGCCGGGCAGGCCATCATGGCCGAAGAAGAAGCTTTTGTTGGCCGGCGCCTTCGTCTTCTCGTTCATGATCGCCATCGGCGTCGTGGTTTTTATTGAACTGCTGAACACCGGGTTCCGCACCATCGAAGACGTTGAACGGATTCTCGGCCAAAGGGGACTTAGCGAGGTTCCGACGATGTCGGGCGTCTTCAAGACCGATCCCGAAAACTCGGTTCTGAAGAACCAGATATCCGGTTTCGCGGAGGCTGTGCGCAGCCTGTCGACATCGTTGATTCTGTCCAACGTGGACAACCCGCCAAAGCTCATTGCCGTGGCCTCGACGCTGCCCGGTGAAGGCAAGACCTCTGTTGCTGTCGCGCTCGCACGCCTGATGTCGATGGGTAAACGGACCGTTCTCCTGATCGACGGGGACCTGCGGAAGCCGCGCGTCCATCGGGCCGTCGGGTTGTCGCGCTCGCCGGGCCTGTCGGACGCGATTGCCCATGACGTGCCGCTCCTGGAGGCGGTGCGGCCGGAAAGTGCGTCGGGCCTGCATATCCTGCGTGCGGGATCGGAAGTGCCCAATCCGCAAGACCTCCTGCAGTCAAAGAAGGCCAAGGCGATCTTTGAGCAGATGCGCAAGGCCTATGACATCGTCATCATCGATACGCCGGCGATCATGCCGGTCTCCGATGGCCAGCTGCTGACCAACATGGCCGACAAGACGATCTTCCTGGTGCGCTGGGAAAACACGCCGCGCAAGGTGGCGAAGCGCGGCTTGCAGAAGATTCTGGCCTCCGGCGCCGACCTGGCCGGCATCGTGCTGACCCGCGTCAACAGGAAGAAGCAGGCCGGCTACGGCGCTAAGGCTGAGGCCTACTACTACGGCCGTTACTGA
- a CDS encoding glycosyltransferase family 4 protein has product MTGRRIVHAITRLITGGAEENTILTCNHQARSGNPTYLIIGRSYDEATLATVDPAVNVIVVPSLVRNISPFNDFAALIRLVSLFRRLKPDVVHTHTSKAGIVGRIAALFVRGCAVVHTVHILPFLNVGRVELLVYLFVERLTARWTKLFIHVSEGMHRSCLEHGVGTKSNHVVIESGMDVARFRSVERPASWQAVIHGGVTIDDDEPLFILISGALERRKRAKEFLPVFKAVKEAVPEAHLLIAGDGPLGEEIDQTITELGLEASCHRLGFIDNLPEVIALTDVCVHAAHREGLPRVVVQYVMIGRPVVAAHLPGLERVVREGETGFMVPTESLDSMTDPLITLLRDPDLRKRLGDAGRAQDFSPWDAERMVVAIDGAYDRYLGP; this is encoded by the coding sequence GTGACCGGCCGTCGTATCGTCCACGCCATAACGCGTCTGATTACGGGCGGTGCCGAGGAAAACACGATCCTGACCTGCAATCATCAGGCACGCAGCGGCAATCCCACTTATCTCATCATCGGCCGGTCTTATGACGAGGCGACGCTCGCGACAGTCGATCCGGCCGTCAACGTCATCGTTGTCCCGTCGCTGGTCCGCAACATCTCACCGTTTAACGATTTCGCCGCGCTCATCCGCCTGGTATCACTGTTCCGGCGCTTGAAGCCCGATGTCGTCCACACCCACACCAGCAAGGCCGGCATCGTCGGGCGCATCGCCGCACTCTTCGTGCGCGGTTGCGCCGTCGTCCACACGGTGCACATCCTGCCCTTCCTCAATGTCGGACGGGTCGAGTTGCTGGTCTACCTGTTCGTCGAGCGCCTGACCGCGCGTTGGACGAAACTCTTCATTCACGTCAGCGAGGGCATGCACCGCTCGTGCCTGGAGCATGGCGTGGGGACCAAGTCAAACCATGTGGTGATCGAGAGCGGCATGGATGTCGCGCGGTTCAGGTCGGTGGAACGGCCGGCAAGCTGGCAAGCGGTGATCCATGGCGGCGTCACCATTGACGATGACGAACCTCTTTTCATTCTGATTTCCGGCGCCCTTGAGCGGCGCAAACGTGCGAAGGAGTTTTTGCCGGTCTTCAAGGCCGTCAAGGAAGCCGTGCCTGAGGCGCATTTGCTGATAGCCGGCGACGGCCCGTTGGGCGAGGAGATTGATCAGACAATCACCGAACTGGGGCTAGAGGCGTCGTGTCACCGGCTTGGGTTCATCGACAACTTGCCCGAGGTCATCGCGCTGACTGATGTCTGCGTCCACGCCGCCCATCGCGAAGGGCTGCCACGGGTGGTCGTTCAGTATGTCATGATCGGGCGACCGGTCGTCGCCGCGCACCTGCCTGGCCTGGAGAGGGTCGTGCGCGAAGGAGAGACCGGCTTCATGGTGCCGACTGAGAGCCTGGACAGCATGACGGATCCGCTGATCACGCTCTTGAGGGACCCGGATCTGCGCAAGCGCCTTGGCGATGCCGGGCGGGCCCAGGACTTCAGCCCCTGGGACGCCGAGCGCATGGTGGTTGCGATCGACGGGGCCTACGATCGCTATCTCGGTCCCTGA
- a CDS encoding glycosyltransferase, translating into MRVLYVINGFNQGGAEHGLLTLLENGFFEGHDLRVLALCRGHGGLAETVGKAAGAGRLRLAHDSEALTMGSMLKGAFALAGEMRRHRPDLVVLSLKQANIVGRFVLCFFPKARCVSFEHIMRYRSRRLQWVYQYLLWLLSFRVGEVWGDCRDTIDETKRYFMPIRQRRSQVVPLFCVQEGTQSKSDYGLAQPLRMAVAGRLSPVKNIDKLIGAVRRLIDSGTPVVLDVFGDGPEYANLEKTIKDLGLDDSVTLLGFRQAWFTDGPSYDIYVNASDTEGFCIVVAEAMAVGLPVITTDVGGIRDYGRDGVNMMKFAVPDEASIVEHVEALTKDEALRRKIGTQAATDMAENYSAAALRTAGSRVLEALPGTADTGT; encoded by the coding sequence ATGCGTGTGCTCTACGTCATCAACGGCTTCAACCAAGGCGGCGCTGAGCACGGCCTCCTGACCTTGTTGGAAAACGGATTTTTCGAGGGCCATGACCTTCGTGTCCTCGCGTTGTGCCGTGGCCACGGCGGCTTGGCCGAGACGGTCGGCAAGGCCGCCGGCGCCGGACGGCTGAGGCTGGCGCATGATTCTGAAGCCCTGACCATGGGTTCGATGCTCAAAGGCGCCTTTGCGCTCGCCGGCGAGATGCGCCGACACCGGCCAGACCTGGTCGTCCTGTCACTGAAGCAAGCCAATATCGTCGGTCGGTTTGTCCTGTGTTTCTTTCCGAAAGCACGCTGCGTCTCGTTCGAACACATCATGCGCTACCGCTCGCGTCGCCTTCAGTGGGTCTATCAGTACCTGCTGTGGCTGCTGTCGTTTCGCGTCGGCGAGGTCTGGGGCGACTGCCGCGACACGATCGACGAGACCAAGCGCTACTTCATGCCGATCAGACAGCGCAGATCACAGGTCGTCCCCCTGTTCTGCGTCCAGGAAGGCACCCAGTCGAAATCCGACTACGGTCTTGCCCAACCCCTGCGGATGGCCGTTGCCGGACGGCTGTCGCCGGTCAAGAACATCGACAAGCTGATTGGCGCGGTTCGCCGGTTGATCGACAGTGGGACACCTGTTGTGCTGGACGTTTTCGGCGACGGGCCGGAGTACGCCAACCTGGAAAAAACGATCAAAGACCTGGGTCTCGACGACAGCGTGACGCTGCTTGGTTTTCGCCAGGCGTGGTTCACCGACGGCCCGTCCTACGACATCTATGTCAATGCCAGCGACACGGAAGGTTTCTGCATCGTCGTCGCCGAGGCCATGGCGGTCGGCCTGCCCGTCATCACGACCGATGTCGGCGGCATCCGTGACTACGGTCGTGATGGCGTCAACATGATGAAGTTCGCCGTGCCTGATGAGGCATCCATTGTCGAACACGTCGAGGCGTTGACGAAGGATGAGGCATTGCGCCGCAAGATCGGAACACAGGCGGCAACAGACATGGCTGAGAACTATTCGGCCGCCGCACTCAGAACGGCCGGCTCGCGGGTTCTGGAGGCGTTACCGGGCACGGCTGATACCGGGACGTGA